One segment of Solanum lycopersicum chromosome 1, SLM_r2.1 DNA contains the following:
- the LOC138341971 gene encoding uncharacterized protein, translated as MTTQAQAATSQPHAMTAQADLEVVPCPHQQVTTMASRLRPLRGGPLTWEIFKKAFLDRFFPREMWEDKVLEFINLRQGVMSVHEYSLKFTKFSKYAPSLIFDPRDKMSRSMTGVSDDLQKEFYLVSLHDNMNIYCLMVQAKHVEQARARRNNNNAKRSRSFDGGSSKNRLDVQDMPRFKKRISSQVPSKFPKDSCDRVSIPKFKKVKDAKSPTEKSTFGKCGEKRYDDCLKGTNNCFGCGKGWHKVRACFYVRSQHKGSVKSQPSGSNEAPKKNRFYAFRSKGEQETSFDVVTYSVVIVFIDDILVYSKIESDHMGDEVDPRKTEAVKNWPRTLTSTDIRSFLDLAGYYGGSWMVLHELHLF; from the exons ATGACTACACAAGCACAAGCTGCCACCTCTCAACCCCATGCTATGACGGCCCAAGCTGACTTGGAGGTTGTGCCctgtcctcatcaacaagtcactactatggcttcccgtcTAAG GCCCTTGAGAGGTGGTCCTTTGACatgggagatcttcaagaaggcttttcttgatcggttctttcctagggaaaTGTGGGAGGACAAAGTGttggagtttatcaaccttcgccaaggagttatgagtgttcatgaatactctttgaaattcactaaattttcaaaatatgctccttctttgatttttgatcctAGAGATAAAATGAGCCGCTCTATGACAGGGGTGTCGGATGATTTGCAAAAAGAGTTTTATTTGGTTTCgttacatgacaacatgaacatttatTGTCTTATGGTGCAAGCCAAGCATGTGGAACAGGCAAGGGCTAGGAGGAACAATAATAATGCTAAGAGGtcaagatcttttgatggaggttcttcaaagaataggcttgatgTACAAGACAtgcctagatttaagaagcggATTTCAAGTCAAGTCCCTTCCAAGTTCCCAAAGGATAGTTGTGATAGGGTGTCTATCCCTAAGTTCAAGAAGGTAAAAGATGCTAAGTCACCAACCGAGAAGTCAACTTTTGGAAAGTGTGGTGAGAAGCGCTATGATGATTGCCTTAAGGGGACgaataattgttttggttgcGGAAAGGGTTGGCACAAGGTCAGGGCTTGCTTTTATGTGAGGAGTCAACACAAGGGTAGTGTTAAATCTCAACCAAGTGGTTCTAATgaggctccaaagaagaaccgcttctatgctTTCCGCTCTaagggtgagcaagagacttctttTGACGTGGTGACct ATTCagttgtcattgtcttcattgacgacatcttggtatattcaaagatTGAGAGcgatcatatgg GAgatgaggttgatccaaggaaaactgaagcagtgaaaaattggcctagaacTTTGACTTCAAcggatattaggagtttcttggatTTAGCAGGTTATTACGGAGGttcgtggatggttttgcatgaATTGCATCTCTTTTGA